From the Comamonas odontotermitis genome, one window contains:
- a CDS encoding SWIB/MDM2 domain-containing protein, whose amino-acid sequence MATASKTAAKTAAPAKKRTPNAAFMKPLTPSAELGAVVGTAPLPRTEIISKLWVYIKAHNLQDASNKRMINADDKLKKVFGKPQVSMFEMAGLIGKHVK is encoded by the coding sequence ATGGCAACTGCATCCAAGACCGCTGCAAAGACTGCTGCTCCTGCCAAGAAGCGCACCCCTAATGCTGCTTTCATGAAGCCGCTGACTCCCAGCGCTGAATTGGGCGCCGTGGTGGGCACCGCTCCACTGCCACGCACCGAAATCATCAGCAAGCTGTGGGTCTACATCAAGGCGCACAACCTGCAAGATGCCAGCAACAAGCGCATGATCAATGCCGACGACAAGCTCAAGAAGGTATTTGGCAAGCCACAGGTTTCGATGTTCGAAATGGCTGGCCTGATCGGCAAGCACGTCAAGTAA
- a CDS encoding DMT family transporter — protein MSNISKPLAYTYLALSMSLVGAYVALSKPLAAVLPVLLLAWLRFGIGVVAMAGWLRRPAGEPRLSGRERGLLFLESFFGNFLFTICMITGVSMTGAVAASVTMAAIPAAIALFSWLLLKEHITGRVLCAIGLAVLGIALFAFAKPAHAPAQGEAAQHSWIGQLLLIAAVFCEASYAVIGKKLTASLSPKRIAALINLWGFVLTMPFGLYLAWHFDFGSVAAPLWLLLLGYALAACVFTVWLWMTGLQAVPASQSAVFTVMLPVSTALVGVVFLGETLTGLQLLAFAIAVSSLVLATAPLPGRERSPA, from the coding sequence GCGCCTATGTCGCGCTCTCCAAGCCACTGGCAGCCGTACTGCCGGTGCTGCTGCTGGCCTGGCTGCGGTTTGGCATCGGTGTCGTGGCCATGGCAGGCTGGCTGCGGCGCCCTGCGGGCGAGCCACGGCTGTCGGGCCGAGAGCGCGGCCTGCTGTTCCTGGAATCCTTCTTCGGCAACTTTCTCTTCACCATCTGCATGATCACCGGGGTGTCGATGACAGGCGCCGTGGCGGCGAGCGTGACCATGGCGGCCATTCCGGCGGCCATTGCGCTTTTCAGCTGGCTGTTGCTCAAGGAGCACATCACCGGCCGCGTGCTGTGCGCCATCGGCCTGGCTGTTCTGGGCATTGCCTTGTTTGCCTTTGCCAAACCTGCACACGCACCCGCGCAGGGTGAGGCCGCCCAGCACAGCTGGATCGGTCAGTTGCTGCTGATTGCCGCCGTGTTCTGTGAAGCCAGCTACGCGGTCATCGGCAAGAAACTCACGGCCAGCCTGAGCCCCAAGCGCATTGCCGCGCTCATCAACCTGTGGGGCTTTGTACTGACCATGCCATTTGGCCTGTACCTGGCCTGGCACTTCGACTTCGGCAGCGTGGCTGCACCGCTTTGGCTGCTGCTGCTGGGCTATGCGCTGGCGGCCTGCGTGTTCACCGTGTGGCTATGGATGACGGGCCTGCAGGCGGTGCCTGCGTCGCAAAGCGCGGTGTTCACCGTCATGCTGCCGGTCTCCACGGCGCTGGTAGGCGTGGTGTTTCTCGGCGAAACGCTCACGGGCCTGCAGCTTCTGGCGTTCGCGATAGCGGTGTCGAGCCTCGTGTTGGCCACGGCTCCGTTGCCCGGGCGCGAACGCAGCCCGGCCTGA